The genomic interval CCATGGCGAGGCCATAGAGGAGGGCTTCGACGCTGAGGTCAACCCTTCCAAGGGTCCCAAGCGGGGTGGGACCCTTTACAAAGAAGGGCCAGAGGATTGCACTGAAGAGGAAGAGGAGGAGGAGAAGATACCGAAGGCGATAAACCTGTCCGAGCGATCCTGAGAAGAAGGCGAGCAGGATCAGGCCCAGGCTGATGGGAAGCAAAAAGAGGGGATGGTTGAAGCAGAGGCAGAGGATGGACAGTCCTGTCGCCCCGAACATTTTGGTCCGGGGGTCAAGCCGGTGAAGGGGGGTCTCTTGATCGATGTAAAGAAAGAGATTCATTGCTGCCTTTCCTCAGGGCTTTGACGACCGAGGAAATGGGGTCGCCCCATTCCCCTGGCCGAAACTCATGGAGATGGATCGAGACAGGGACCTTGGGATCGTTTTAGCTCCTCCACGATCCCCTCCACGGTGAGGGCTTGGGTCCCCAACCAGTTGCTCAAACGCGCCACGGGAGGAGGCCGAAGGGAGGCCTGTTTCAATCTGGCCTCATCCGCAAAGACCGACCGAGTCTCTCCATCCAAAAAGACGGAGCCCTCTTTCAGGACGATGGTCCGGGTCGCATACTCTGCCGCCACCCCCATCGAATGGGTAATGACGATGATGGTGTGCCCTTTCAAACGCAGCCCCCTCAACATCTCCATCATGCTCTTTTGGTGGAAGTAATCGAGGCCCGTGGTGGGTTCATCGAGGATGATCACGTCGGGACGGGTGGCCAGAACCGAGGCCACGGCCACGCGCTGTCGATCTCCTTTGGTCAGGCTGAAGGGATTCCGCTCCTCGTATCCCTGGAGCCCGACCGTTCTGAGCGCCTCGGTCACGCGTCTCTCGATGGTCCCCGGGGCCTCGCCCAGGGCCTTCAGCCCAAACCCCACCTCCTCCCGGACGGTCCTGGCGAAGATCTGATGGTCGGGGTTCTGGAAGACATAACCGACCAACCGTGCGAGGTCTCGATGACGGTAGCCGGTCGTTGGGCGGCCCCTGACCCACACCCGACCGGAGGTGGGTTTGAGGAGTCCGTTCAGGTGTTTCGCCAGGGTCGTCTTTCCCGAGCCATTCTGTCCAAGGATGGCTACGAACTCTCCCTCTTCGATGGCGAGATCGATGCCTTTCAAGGCCTCGATCGAATGGCGGGGGTAGGTGAATCTCAATCCCTCGACGATCAAGACCGGGGATCCCTTCGGCCCGGAATGGGGGCTTTGGGAGGGCTGATAAGGTTTAGGGGAGGCGAGGTTGGACCTCTCCATGCAGGCGATGGCCTCTTCGACGGTGAGAGGGGTTTCTGGCCACCCCATCCTTTTGAAGAAGTCGACCGTCGAAAGAGGCCCGATGCCGCAGGCCCTGAGCCTCTCTGGGTCTGAGAGGATCTCCTTAGGGGGTCCCTGGGCCACGAGCTCTCCCTCTCTCATCAGCCACACCTGATCGGCCAGAAGGGCGGTCTCCGGCTCATGGTCGACGACGAGGAGGATCCGATTCTGTCTGCGGAGGGTTTCGGCCAGGGAGAGGACGGCTTCCCGGCCCGCCGGGTCGAGATCCGTGGTCGGCTCGTCCATCACAAGGATCTCAGGTTCCAGGGTGAGGACCGACCCGATGGCGAGGCGCTGTTTTTGGCCACCCGAGAGGGTGGCCGGTTCTCGCCTGCGAAGATTCTCAAGACCGATGAGGGGGAGGGTTCGAGCGATGCGGGCTTCGATTTCCTTCCTGGGGAGGCAGTGATTTTCAGGGCCGAAGGCCAATTCGAGTTCCACGTTGGTGGAGAAGAGCTGGGCCTCGAAGTCCTGGAGGACCAGCCCCACGAAGCGGGACATCTCCGCAACCGATCGGGTGGCAACCTCCCTCCCTTTGACCACCACGCGACCCTGGTAATCTCCCCTGAAAAATCTTGGCACAAGACCATTAAAAGAGGCGCAGAGGGTCGACTTCCCTGCCCCACCGTGGCCCATGAGGACGATGAAGCGCCCTTCGTCGATCTCGGCGCAGATCTTAAGGAGCGAGGGGCGATGGCTCCTCTGATAGGTGAAGGAGAGGTTCTCCACGGAGATGGCAGGCCCCATAGGGTCGTTTTGGCCCTTTCTTCGGAAGAGTTACAAGAGGAGGCCCCCCAGGAGGATCGCGGCCGTAGAGATCCAGCCGATCGCCAGGGCGGGAAGGTCGGAGAGCATCCCTCCGGCGATCCCAAAGATCGAGCCGAGGGTTACCAACCAGGCGCCGAGGGGACCGGCCAGGGGAAGGCCGATCTCTTCTTCCCCCATGACCTCCGGCCAAAAGAGGCCGAGTTGATCCTTGACGACGGGGTAGACCGAGAGGAAGAGGGCCAGGCCGATCAGGCTGCCGAGGGTGTCGTTGATGGTGATGATCTTTGAGAGGACGGCATAGGGGACGAGGCCGAGGGTATCGGCAAACGTGCTGATCACGATCGCACAGGAGGCACTCGAGATATAAGCGATGAGGAGGTAACTCGTCCAGCTCCGCCAGCTCCCCTTTCTCCATTCCCGCGAGGTCTCGGCGAAGGGGACGAGGGTCGTCCAGAGGGTATAGGGAAGATAACCGAGGAGGAAGTTCCCCACAAACCCTCCGATCGAACCGGGGCCGAAGGTCCCTCCGAAGAGATCTCCGAGGAGGTTTCCAAAGGCCGTGCCCCAAGCCCCAGCCGGGCCGAAGAGCAGGCCGAAGACCATCGGAAAGATATTGGCCACCCTCACCTCCGTGAAGCCCGGGATGAGGGGGATGGCGGTCTTGAAGGCGAGGAGGGCGGCCGAATAGATGGCTGCGCAGACCGCTACCAGAAGGATCATCCGGGTGTTGTGCCACATGGTCCATGCCGCTTTCATCGGGCCTTTGCTTCCTCCTTCTTCCCGATTCCGATGGGGTAAAGGATATCAAATCGCTCTGGGAAAATCAATGCGAAATCCCTCGGGATGCGATTGAGATTCTCCTCAAGTTATGATATGAGGAGATGATGTCATCCTCGGAGGGAGGGGAGGAAGATGGGAGAGATCCTTTCCTTGCGAAGTTCGAAACGCACGGAGTTCATCGAGATCACCCGGCAAGTGGCAGAGATCGTCCAGAGGTCGGGCGTCAAGGAGGGGATTTGCTGTCTCTACGTCCCCCACACGACCGCGGCCGTCACCATCAATGAAAATGCCGATCCGAGCGTTCCAAGAGACATCCTGATGGCCCTCAACAAGATCGTCCCCTTCGAAGACCGCTACGAACATACCGAGGGGAATGCGGCAGCCCATATCAAGTCGAGCCTGATCGGTTGCTCCCAAACCCTCTTGATCGAATCAGGCCGGCTGCTGCTCGGGACCTGGCAAGGGATCTTCTTCTGTGAATTCGATGGGCCCCGCAGCCGACAGGTTCATGTCAGGGTCGTGGCCAGTGGCCCGATCGAACGACATGGCCAGGGGTGAATCTTCCGGCGCGGCGAACGATGATCCTCGAAGATCTTTGCGATCAGGTGCGGAGGGTAGTCGAGGGAGAGCCCCGGCTGATTCAGCTCCCCTCCGAAGGGAAGGTCGTCTTCGTGGGAGATACCCATGGGGACCTGGAGGCCTCCGAGAGGGTGATCGATCGTTACCTGAGGGAGCCTTACCGGATCGTCTTCTTAGGAGATTATGTCGATCGGGGAGACGACTCGGAAGGGAATATTCAATTCCTGTTCCGGATGAAACGGGACCATCCCGAGGAGATCTTTCTCCTGGCCGGCAATCACGAAGGGTTTATGACCAAACCCCTCTACCCGGCCGATTTCTGGGAATCCCTCCCGGCGAGGAAGAGGAGGCTCTATGACCAGGTCTTCTCCGCCTTGCCGCTCTGTGCGACCTCCTCCAACGGGGTGATCGCCCTCCACGGCGCCCTTCCGGATTTAAGGGTTCTGGAGGAGCTGAACCGGATCGAATGGGGGGACTCGAACTGGGACAGGATCGTCTGGGGCGATTTCGTCGAGGCCGGAGGGGATTTTCTCGGCCAGCCCTGGGGGAGGCCCCAATTCGGGGGAGACTATTTCTGCCGGCTCATGGAAAGGTACCAAAAGCGGTTGTTGATCCGTTCCCATCAACCCAACGCTCCTACCTTGATGTTTCAAGACCGCTGTATTACGATTTTTACCTCCCGCGCCTATCCCCTGGCGAGGACGATCGTGGTGGCCGACATGGAAAAGGAGATACGGGGGGCAGGCGATGTCAGGATCGAGAGGATCTGACCGCCTTAGGGTTTCTCCCTATCTCAGGGAGGCTTGAGCCTCGATCGGGGCTCGATTTGAACAGGGAGAAGGCGGAGGGTTGAGGAGGGGATTTTTGCCTTGGTACGAATCGTTTCCTTCGATATGGACGGGACGTTAGTGGATCCAGAATTTACCGATTGGGTCTGGCTTCACGGGATCCCCGAACTTTATGCCCGAAAGCATGGCCATAGCTTCTCCGAGGCCAAGGCCCTTGTGGTGGAGGAATATCGGAAGGTGGGCGAGGCTGCGGTGGAGTGGTATGACATTCAATACTGGTTCCGAAGGTTTGAGCTCGAGGAGGATTGGGAGACCTTGATGAGGCGATATGCGGACAAGATCATCGCCTATGAGGACAGCCATCCCACCTTGGAGCGCTTGAAGGGGAGGTATTCCCTCATCCTCTCCTCGAATGCTGGCAGGGAGTTCATTCAGATCGAGATGGAGGTGGCCGGCCTGAAGAACTACTTCGAACATCTCTTTTCCGCCACCTCGGACTTCGGGGTGGTGAAGAAGACCCCTCAGTTTTACCTAAGGATCTGTGAGATCCTCCAGGTCGAGCCCAACGAGATCCTCCATGTCGGCGACCACTACGAATTCGATTATCTCATCCCCCGCTCTGTGGGCATTCAGGCCTACTTTCTGGACCGCGCCGGAAAACAGGACGGAGACTCGGTCCTATCGGATTTGAGAGAACTCGAAAGAAGGCTTCCCCTCCGTTCCCCTTAACCCCCCTCCCCTCCAAAGCGAGATTGAAAGGGCAATCCCCTTTATGGTAGGATTCTGAGCGGAGCGTCAAAAGGAGGAAGAGCGGATGGCATCGAGCCCGAGGATTTTGGTGGTCGATGACGAGGCGATCGTCTGCGAAAGCTGTCAGAGGATCCTCGAAGACGAGGGGTTGGAAGTGGAGACGGCCCTGAGCGGGGCCGAGGCCTTCGCCAAGATGAGGGAGAATCCCTACGATATCGTCATCACCGACCTGAAGATGCCGGGCATCGACGGAATGGAGGTCCTCCGGACGATCAAAAGGGAGTATCCGGATACGATCGTGATCATGATCACCGGCTTTTCGACCGTGGAGACCGCGGTGGAAGCCATGAAATTGGGTGCCTTCGACTACATCCCCAAACCCTTTACCCCCGACGAGGTCTCCGTCGTGGTCAAAAAGGCGATCGAGCAGAAGAAGCTCCTGCTCGAGAATGTTTATCTCCGACAGGAACTCCAGGAAAAATACGGGTTTCATAATATCATCGGGAAAAGCAAAAAGATGCAGGAGATTTACCGGATCATCGCCAAGGTGGCTCCCACCGACAGCACGGTCCTCATCCACGGTCAGAGCGGGACGGGCAAAGAACTGATCGCCAGGGCAATCCACTATAACAGCCCCCGACGAGACAAACAGTTCGTGACCGTCGATTGTGCCGTCCTGGCCGAGAATCTCCTCGAGAGCGAGCTGTTCGGCCATATCCGGGGCTCGTTTACCGGCGCGGTGACGACCAAACCCGGCCTTTTCGAGGTGGCCGATGGAGGAACGCTCTTCCTCGATGAGATCGGCAACATCAGTTTGGCCATCCAAGCAAAACTCCTGAGGGTGCTCCAGGAGAGGGAGTTCACGCCCGTCGGGGGCACCAAATCCAAAAAGGTCGACATTCGCCTCATCGCGGCCACCAATAAAGACCTGGAAAAGATGATCCAGGAGGGGACCTTTCGGGAAGACCTCTATTATCGACTGAACATCGTCCCGATCTTTCTTCCCCCCTTGAAGGAGCGGCAGGAGGATATTCCCGCCTTGGCCATGCATTTTCTCAAAAAGTACTCTGAGGAGATGGGAAAGTCGATCAAGGGGTTTACTCCGGAAGCGATGGAGAGGCTCATGAAATACCCATGGCCTGGCAATGTCCGGGAGCTCGAAAACGTGATCGAACGCACGGTGGTGATGATGGACGAAGAGATGGTTCGAGTAGAGCATCTGATCCTGCCGGGCCAGAAAAGGGCAGAGGAGATCGAGCGCATCCCGATGACGAGCGAAGAGTTGAAGGAGATCAAGAAGCAACTGAGGGAGAAAGCGGTGGAGGAGGTCGAAAGGGCCTTTGTGATCAAGGCCCTCGAGAGGAACCAATGGAATGTGACCAGGGCCGCAGAGGAGGTGGGGATGTTACGGCCCAATTTCCAGGCGCTGATGAGAAAATATGGTTTAAGAGTCCGGGAAGACTAAGGCAATAAATATTCCCGTCGAGACTGTCCCGAAACATAGGCATGATCGGAAGAGCTTGAACCGGTGTCTGATTTCTTTAAATGGCTGATTATGGGTTGGTCATTTGTGGTGGTCGGGATAGCGGCCTTAGGCCTTGTCCTCATTGTTAAGTATGGGGAGATCAAAAAAATTGAGACCGATGATGTAACTCTCTGTTTTATTATTACTTTTTTCTGTTGGCTCATCCCCATCATCGCCTTTTCCATCCTCGCCAGGACGCTCGGCTTTTAAAGTCTTTTTCATCAGGATTTTTAGGCGCAAAGATTGTATATTTTTTTTATTTTTAAAAAAAGATAAAAGATTATGGAAAAATTACCCCATTTTTGTTCAGAATTTCTCAAATTGATGTATAATAATTTTATACATAATGGCGTGGATGGGTATTCCGGGTACCAATTAAATATTTAATAAAATCAAAATGTTAAATCTGAAAGAGAAGTAAATTTAAGGTTGGCATTTGAAATGCAAAAAAATTTTAAAAAACGAGGAGGCCTTTAAGATACCTCCGGCCAACTCGGGATCGAGACGAATAGGCCTTCAAATTGGTAGGAAAGGAAGGGTGGCAAGGTGAAAAGAGTTTTTGGATTACTCTCCCTCATGCTCGTGTTCGGCCTCTCCCTCTTTACGCTTGGAATTGCCCATATAGGGGGAATCAAAGGTGTGGGGCTGATCGGGATGTGGTTCTTTTATACTTTTGGCACGATCATCGTCTTAGCCCAGTTGATTCCGGCGGGCATTGTTCTGTTCGGGTTCATCGCAACCGGCATCTCTTCATATAGGAATAGAGAAGAAAGGCCAGTACCGGTGGTTTAAGCTCCCCCGAAGCTCCTTCCTCCTCTGGAACCAAGGATGGTGGGGGTTGGTCCGGGTCAAATTGGAATGGGCTTTTGAGGGGAGGATCCGATCCAGGGATGAGCGATGAAGTCAAACATGATCCTCATTGCCTATCAGGATGATTTAGGCCTCCGTTCGCTGACCACCTTTTTCCACGGCCTTGGTTATAGGATTGAAACGGCAAGGACCATCAGCGAGATGATCCCAAAAGTCAGAAAAGGGAAGAGCGATGTCCTGCTCTTGGACGACGAGTTGGAAGGGGTGAAGGCCTTCGATCTGGTTCCCCTCTTGAAACATATTCGGCCGAGACTCCAGGTGATCGTCGTCTCTTCCGAGACCTCCCTGGAGAAGGTGAAGCGACTCAGGGAGGCGGGGATCTTCTACCACGCAACGAAGCCGATCGATCTCGAAGAGGTGAGGTCCGCGGTGGGTTGCGCCTTTGAGAAAATCGAAAGGGAAGGCCTGAAAGCAAGAGGTATTCCTTTTTGGGTCCCAGGGAGGGTTCCAGCATGAGGTGGAGATCATTTAAATCTGGAGGGGTCCTGGTGGGGTTTCTCCTTTTTGCCCTTTTCGGGGTGGGCATGGGAATGGCTTGGGGAGAGAACGCCAAGTGTTTAACGTGTCATCGGGATGAGCGATTGGTCAAAACCGATGCGCGAGGCAACAAGATCGCCCTCCATCTCAACGAGGAGGAGTTCAAACGGAGTGTCCATGGAAAGCTCGCCTGCACCGACTGCCACACCCGAATCGTGGACGGGACGCATGCCAAAAAAGGGGTCAAAGAGGCGGATCGAAAGGTGGACTGTGGGGCCTGCCATGAGGCCTCGGAGGCTTTATTCAAGACGAGCGTCCACAGCACGAAGGCCAGCATCGCCTGCAAAGAATGTCACGGATACCATTATATGAGGCCTTTGACAGATCCGAAATCGACCACCTACCGGACCAATCTCGTTCAAACCTGTGGCGCCTGCCATGCTGAGGAGAGCAAGCAATTCGCCGAAAGCGTCCACGGGGTTGGCCTCTCGAGGGGGAGGCCCAACCATCCCACCTGCACCACTTGCCACGGCACCCACGGGATTAAGCCCAGGACCGATCCCGATTCCGCCGTCCATGAGAGAAAGATCGCCATCACCACCTGTCCCCAATGTCATGCCGCTGAACAGATCACGAGGGAGTATCGGTTCACCACGAAGCCGGTCAAATCCTACTACGACAGCTTCCATGGCCTTTCTTATCGCGGGGGCGACACGTTCTCGGCCAACTGTGCCAGCTGCCATGGGGTCCACGATATCCGTCCGTCGAGCGACCCCAAATCCATGGTCCACAAGGATAACCTCCAGAAGACCTGCGGAAGTTGCCATCCCGGGGCTTCTGTCAATTTTGCAAAAGGCAAGATCCATACCCTTCCTGACATCAAGGAAGGCGATTTCGGCGAAAAGGTCCTCGGGTGGGTGAGGGTCGTCTATATTGTCTTGATCGTGACCGTCCTCGGAGGGATGCTCTTCTTCAATTTCACCGACTGGTTGAGAAAGACGATTGACCGAAGACCGAGAGATTAAGGAGTTTGGGCCATGGGAAGAAGATACCTACGCATGACCTTAAATGAAAGGATTCAGCACCTCAATTTGGCCATCAATTTTACGATCTTGGTCATCACCGGCTTCGCCCTGAGATTCCCGGAGGCCTTCTGGGCATCACCCATCACGGATGTCCCTATGGGAATGACCTTTCGGGGTTTCCTCCATCGCCTCTCCGGGGCCGCGATCGTCACCCTTGGAGGGTACCACCTCCTCTATTTGGCCTTCACCGAGAGGGGGAGGAGAATCGCCCTCGATATGATCCCCACTTTCAAGGACCTCCAGGACCTCTGGGAGACCCTGAAGAATAATCTCTTCATCAACCGCCCCCCAAAAGAGATCAAGATGGGCCGGTTCAACTTCAGAGAGAAGTTAGAGTATTTCGGGTTGATCTGGGGGACGATCGTCATGACCGTGACCGGGTTCATCCTCTGGTTCAAGGAGGAGTGGCTCCGGTTCTTCCCCCTTTGGACCTTTGAGGTGGCCCGGGCCATCCACTTCTACGAGGCCATCTTGGCCACCTTCACCATCCTCATCTGGCATTTCTATTCGGTCATCTTAAACCCCGATGTCTATCCGATGAACTGGGCCTGGATCAACGGCTACCTGACTGAACACGAGATGGAACTGGAGCATGGTCTGGAACTGGAGCGGATCAAGGCCGAGGAGAGACGGAGATGGCTCTCCCTTGATGAAGGAGGAAAGGGGGGAGCAAACGTCTACCCCCTCCACCAGGAAAAGAGACAGAAATTTTCGATCAAGACCCTTTACGGCGTCGTCCAACACCTCAATGAGTCGATCAAGAACTGGAAAGGGATGTGAGCCTCGCCCTACATGGGCATGAGAACAGGACGGAGGAGGTGACCTTCAGTGAAATTGAAAGATGGCCTTAAAGGACGTTATGGGCCCTATCCGAAGCGAAAGGGGAGAAGAAGACAGCCTTCCCAAGAGAGTGGCTACCTCAGGAGATGTTACGATTGGCTAAAATGGAGGGCTGAGAAGGTCGGAGGGATCATCCTCCATCGCCCTTGCCTCCAACCTTGATCGAACGCTCACGGGTCGCCTTCGATCCCGTCGGCCAGGAGGATGAATCCCTAAGCTTATTTTTCATTCGACGGCGCTAAGAGACGAATTTCGCCCTATATATCCTCTCACTCCCACCATCCACACCCCACCCAAACGGAGAGGATATATAGGGTTTTTTTATTGTCGTGTCCCAGGGAACGTGTTAAGATTAGGGTCAAACGTTTCCGTCGAGGACCGATGAGCCGTCAACCTCATCTTTATTTCTGCTATCTTCTGATGCTCCTTCTTCCCTTCTTCCATCTCCTTGAAAGCCCCCTGGCCATGACGGTTGAAGCCGAGAAGAAGATGGGGGAGAAGATTCTGCTCGAGCTCGAACCGAGAATCGAGCGGGTCAGGGACCTGACCCTGCAGGCCTATATCGATCGGATTGGCCAGACCTTGGTGGCGCAGGCAGGGCCGACCCCTTTCGAGATTACTTTCTCCATCATCAAGGGGACGGATCCGAATGCCTTTGCCATTCCGGGAGGACACATCTTTTTGACGACCGGCCTCCTGGTCTCCGCGGACAGTGAGCAGGAACTTGCGGGGGTGATCAGTCACGAGATCGCCCACGTGATGGGCCGGCATGTCGCCCAGCTCATCGAGCGATCCAAGCGGTTGAACATCGCCTCCTTGGCCGCCATCATCGCAGGGGCCCTCATAGGCGGAGGGGGGAAGGTCACGGAGGCCGTGGCCGTGACCGCCTTGGCAGCCTCCGAGGCCTTCGCCCTGAAATATACTCGGGACATGGAGGTGGAGGCCGATCAGAATGCGCTCCTCTACCTGAACCGCGCCGGCTACGATCCGAAAGGCCTGGTCTCCTTTATGAATAAGATATACAAGCTGAGCCTTACCCTCGGACCAGGCATCCCTCCCTATCTCTCGACCCATCCCGCCATCGGAGACCGGATCTCTTTGATGGAGAACCTCCTCCAGGCAGGGACCCGGGCCGCAGGCCTTCCTCCTTATCGAGTCTTAGAATCGTATCGGAAGATTCAGGCCAAGGCCTTCGTGGAGGAGCGAGAGCCCCACGTAGCGGTCCAGCATTTTCAATCCCTCATCGATGCCCATCCGGGGGAATCGGATTTTCATTACGGTCTGGGAATGGCTTATCGGAAAACGGGGAGGATGGATAGGGCCATCGAGGCCTTCCAAGCGGGGCTTTCGCTCTCCTCCGAGGACAGATGTCTCTTAAGGGAGTTGGGCATCACTTACTTCTTGTCCGGAAAATTGGACGAGGCCTGCAAAGCCCTGGAGGCGGTCCAGGCCTCTTCTCAGACGAGTGGGGATCGCTTCGAGGATTGGTCCGGGGTGTACTTTCTCGGAAGATGCTACCTTGAGATGGGGAGGCTCGCCCAGGCCCTCGCCTCATTCCAGAAGGTGAGAGGTCGATTCTCCGATTGGCCGGAGGTCTACCATAGCCTCGGCTCCGTTTACGGAAGGATGGGCCAAAAAGGGCTGTCCCATTTCTATTTCGGAAAACATTTTAAACTGAGGCGAGACAGCCGGAGCGCCCTGCTCCATTTTCGAACTGCCCTCGAGGGACTGGAGAGGGGAAGCCCTGAGAGGCAGGAGGCCCTGAGGGAGATTCAGGAATTGAGCGGAACGAAGAAATGATCAAGAGCAGTTCCTTGAAGGGGAGACGATCGTCATCGGAGGAGCCATGGGCGAGGTAGAACGTTATTGCGAAAAGGCCATCGAGAAAGGGATGGACGATGCCAGAGTGATCGATCCGGCCTCGATCGTCACCGCGGAATGGGTCAGGATGAAATGTCAGTTCGGCTGTCCCGGATACGGGAGAAGTCACTGCTGTCCCCCCCATACCCCAACCCCGGAGACCACCCGAAAGGTGATCGATTCCTACCGAACGGCCATTCTCCTCCACCGGAGGATCCCAGACGGGAGAAGGCGACGGGAGGAGACGAGACATTTCAATACAGGGGTCGTTCAGCTCGAAATTGACATTTTTTTGGACGGCTATTATAAAGCCTTCAGCATGACCTCGGGCCCCTGCCGGCTCTGCAAGGAGTGCGACCTCCAACAACCCTGCAAACACGGGATGGAGGCGAGACCCTCAATGGAGGCCTGCGGCATCGATGTCTTCGAGACCGCAAGGAGGAACGGGTTGGAGATCCGGGTCGTCCGCAGTCCCGAGGAGAGACAGGACATCTTCGGTTTGATCCTGGTGGAATAGGAAGTCGGCCCACTTTTAAGGCCATAGGGGACCCTGACCTTTGGCCCCTCGGAAAAGGAGGAAAGCCCCCCATCCCGGAATTTCGAAGAGGGCAGATAGAACCTCTATGAAGAGCGAGAAGAAGGAGAGAACCGAGGAGGCCCTCAGGCTCAACCGCGATCTGTCGATTCTGAACACCATCGGCCAGGATGTGAACGAATCGGTCGATCTTGACGAGATCCTCAACCGGAGCCTCGACAAGGTGGTGGAGTTGACTGACATTCAGTCGGCGGGGATCTACCTCCTCGAAGAGAATACCGGTGAGCTGGTCTTCGCGGCCCACCGAGGATTTTCCAAGGCCTTTGCCAAAGGGGTCAAACGGATCAAATTGGGGGAGGGAGCCACGGGAAAGGTGGCCCTCACCGGAGAGCCCCTCTTCATCGAAGACTACCCCTCCTATCCCGAGGCCCTTTCCTTCGCCCTCGAGGAGGGTTTGAGGTCGCTCGCCCTGATCCCTTTGAAGTCGAGGAGTAAGATCTACGGGACCCTTAACCTCGCCATGAAGGTCCCTTATGCCTTCACCCCCTCGTCGCGGAATCTCTTCCTCTCGATCGGGCAGACCATCAGCGGCGCCATGGAACGGGCCTTCCTCTATGCGGAAAATGTCCGACGCCTCGAGGAGCAAAAGACGCTTTACGCGATCGGGCAGGAGATCGTCTCGAAGCTCGAATTGAAGGTCATCCTCGACAAGATCATCAAGAGCGCGATCGAACTCTTGAAGGCCGATGCCGGGTCGATCGCCCTCTGGGACAATCGGAAACAGGCCTATGTCTATGTCGTCGCCCATGGGTTGACCGAGATCTTAATCGGGAAGGAGGTCTCCCCCTCCTCGAGAGGGATCGGGGCCGAGGTCCTGAAGAGGAAGAGGCCCGTTCTCTATGAGAATTACGACCTCCATCCCAACCGTCTGGTGGAGCTCGATCCCTTTCACCTGAAAGAGGTCTTGGGGGTTCCGTTGATCGTCCGGGAGATGGTCATCGGCGTGATGATCGTCTGCACGAAGGACCCTCGGAAGCATTTTGGGGAAAAGGACATCGAACTGCTCTCCTCCTTCGGCCAGCAGGCCGCGATCGCCATCGGCAACGCCCAGCTCTACGAGGACTCGTTATCGAAGATCCGGCATCTGACCGCCCTCTATGAGATCAGCCGAAAGCTCTCCTCCACCCTCGATCTCGACGAGTTGCTCCAGCGGGCCCTGGAATTGATTCGAGAGAAGTGGGGATATGCCCTCTGCGGCATCTTCCTGCTCGATCGGGAGAAGAGGGAGCTCTATATTCGAAAGGTGATCGGCCGTGACTTTGAAGAGGTCAAGGAGATGCGATTTCGGGTGGGCCTGGATGGCAT from Thermodesulfobacteriota bacterium carries:
- a CDS encoding cytochrome b/b6 domain-containing protein, with translation MGRRYLRMTLNERIQHLNLAINFTILVITGFALRFPEAFWASPITDVPMGMTFRGFLHRLSGAAIVTLGGYHLLYLAFTERGRRIALDMIPTFKDLQDLWETLKNNLFINRPPKEIKMGRFNFREKLEYFGLIWGTIVMTVTGFILWFKEEWLRFFPLWTFEVARAIHFYEAILATFTILIWHFYSVILNPDVYPMNWAWINGYLTEHEMELEHGLELERIKAEERRRWLSLDEGGKGGANVYPLHQEKRQKFSIKTLYGVVQHLNESIKNWKGM
- a CDS encoding M48 family metalloprotease, which encodes MSRQPHLYFCYLLMLLLPFFHLLESPLAMTVEAEKKMGEKILLELEPRIERVRDLTLQAYIDRIGQTLVAQAGPTPFEITFSIIKGTDPNAFAIPGGHIFLTTGLLVSADSEQELAGVISHEIAHVMGRHVAQLIERSKRLNIASLAAIIAGALIGGGGKVTEAVAVTALAASEAFALKYTRDMEVEADQNALLYLNRAGYDPKGLVSFMNKIYKLSLTLGPGIPPYLSTHPAIGDRISLMENLLQAGTRAAGLPPYRVLESYRKIQAKAFVEEREPHVAVQHFQSLIDAHPGESDFHYGLGMAYRKTGRMDRAIEAFQAGLSLSSEDRCLLRELGITYFLSGKLDEACKALEAVQASSQTSGDRFEDWSGVYFLGRCYLEMGRLAQALASFQKVRGRFSDWPEVYHSLGSVYGRMGQKGLSHFYFGKHFKLRRDSRSALLHFRTALEGLERGSPERQEALREIQELSGTKK
- a CDS encoding DUF2284 domain-containing protein, with translation MGEVERYCEKAIEKGMDDARVIDPASIVTAEWVRMKCQFGCPGYGRSHCCPPHTPTPETTRKVIDSYRTAILLHRRIPDGRRRREETRHFNTGVVQLEIDIFLDGYYKAFSMTSGPCRLCKECDLQQPCKHGMEARPSMEACGIDVFETARRNGLEIRVVRSPEERQDIFGLILVE